Genomic DNA from Prunus persica cultivar Lovell chromosome G1, Prunus_persica_NCBIv2, whole genome shotgun sequence:
CTTTTTCCTTAATCTGTTTCTCTGCTTCTGTCACAAGTTTGAGAGATCTGAGGTAaggctttgtttgtttttaaaatgcaGTTGAGAAACTGTCAAAAGAGAAGGTCTTTTTGTTGATTGACAGATCcaataattaattgtttaattcATTTCCAATTTCCCATTTCCCATCACAACTACAGAAGCCgccttcttccttttctctctttttatatatttttttggtacgGAGGAGGGCTAAAGccccaaacaaaacaaactaaGCAGAAACGAACCGGGGCCTAGCtatcttcataaaaaaaaaaaaaaaaaaagggggccTAGCTACACCCCTAACATCAACATCCATAATATCACCCATAGTCTAAAATATAtcaataatatcaataaaatactaataaTACTATCGTTTTTTCGAGTCACGAATATTTTGAAACGTATTCATATACATACTGTAtaaatattgataatatcataaaatatcgatgttgataatttcgctcacactTTAGCAATATTTTGCCAAAATATCGCTATAATATTAATGtaatggaaaaaaagaaaaaataaacacaaaacaaaacacacatGCAAAGGAGATTCATATCCCTGTCATTTCACTCATTCTCCAACGCCTTAACCACCatgttgcttatgtttttgtgataatatgctaaaatatgtatatttatattgttttgttttcttgcaaGAATCAAATTTTCACGCAAGAATCAAATTTTCACATAAGAATGCGACTCTTTGACCTTTCCTTTTGGGATGGAATTGAGCGGCTCATAGAAAGAATCTGAGACCCaatcttcaaatgattttgcttATGAACAACGTCAACCAAACTCCGATCCATATGGGTGGCATGTTAACAATTatatgcaaaactattttggggatttatcatttgatgactactcttcacaatacacttactctacacatagagataatgaagatagtgaaaaatttgaaccttatatgaactctatgtggtactaaatcactcatgtatcttaccatgcaatgtatagagtgtaaaatattgtagtaactcatatatataaatgattatgatgtgtttaattttctttcattaattactacatattttataCACTCACATTATTTGTCAACTcactatataatcaacttaaatcaattaaacccATCAtacaatgcatttccttccaatttttttgtgataaactaatagataattgactaaataaacatcctccaaagtttcaataaaaatttctaagtttttcttacaaatttcttggtttttattcaatttttatcgatatcgataatatcccgatatttctatcgaaatttccatatttttggaccattgatattttcgataccatcgatattttagaccttaccaccaagaaaaacaagaacctCCTCAAAATCATGAAGCTAAGGTTGTAGCTCATAGCTTTGGGTAACCAAAGCATCAGCAGCACCATTCTGCTCATGAAACACATGTTGAACAGAACAGATCCACTCCTCTTGCATCAAGCACTTACAACAATTTATAAGACTAAAGAGAGGATGggtaaataaaagaaaaaaggaatttaAATTGTAAATAATTGCCTAGTGATATGTGTTCAATCTAAAGTTGAGAGACACCGCGCAAAATGCAAGTTAGGTCGGTTGGTTAGGGTAATAtgtctattttttaatacttcGACTTTAAATTTTCTGCTCTTAAATTAAAGCATCAACTCAGtgtgaattaaaaaattaataatttgaagaaaaagagggtTTAGCTTGAAAATTTGATTCTGTATGGAGTGTAATTTGCGATGTTTAAATTCTTCAGGCTTTGATGTATTGTATCCTATAAAATATTCCCAATTGTGTAAAAGGgatatattttggattttattttggttgttgttAAACTTCTGGAAATGGCAAGACATAATCAGAAAGGGTGGTGGTTCAAccttcaaatatttttcttttatttaagtaagaactttatttatttatttagttattaCTTGGATAGACATGAAAATACTAGTGGTGGTTGGAGAGTTGGgatttttcttggtttttttcttaatgATGTGGCCGATGTTTCTTCTGCAGTTCAACTTGAATGCAAAAGTTTGGATAATTTAATGCTTAGTTGGACTGAAGCGAATTGGGTTAAGTTTCTGGCCAATGGACTCGTTGCCCGTTAGGGCAGGCAGGATGTTTAACCAGAagcaatttcattttcaatggTGGGTCCTAAAAACTTCTTCTTTATCTATCCAATCCAAGTGGAAGCATTACTTTATGCCAAGTGGAACATCAAGATACAATGTTTAgatcataaacaaaaatttaaatgacCAAGGTATTAGATACCTAGTAACAGAAACAAAATGCATCACAACACTTTTTTACTAagtagagaaacaaaaaaagaaaagaaaaagatgaccTAAATTGAGCCCGTGATCCTTACCCAAATTGTAAAATATATGTGTGAGCATTCAAAGATGACCTAACTTGAAGATTTAGTTTGAAGACTTACACATTACCATCAAACTATATGCATGTATACGTAGTTGTGGATCAGATCAATTaatcaaaaataatatatctgTCTTGTTGCAGttgatgaatttgaattcCCTTCAACATAAAATTTTGCCCCAAGTTAGatacatatatgtatgcatATATGGATGATCATATGATTTTCATTGGAATTCTATATGTACGTGTGTGGAATGGAATTTCCATCAAGAATATAAGTTGTAGGCTTAACTTGATAACTCGTCTAGTGACGATTAGATCAAATAGGAATTCATCTACATACAACATAATGACTAATAAGCAAGTCCTTAAATTGCATCGTCAACtatttatgtgatttttaattaaattttattagatAACTTTCAACAATACAAGTAAACTATAAATTCGTTTTTATTACCTAGATTCATCTCTCTAATAATTTTACTCATTATCCATTTGTAGATATCTAATCGAAtccacaattttattttattttatttttttacaggaaCCTTAATTGCAGCAAAGCTGGACAGCCTGTACTGCTGGTGCGTCGGTGGGAACAAAACCATGTGCGGTTGAACTTGTTTTACTTATTTATACATGCATATGCTGGCTATGCAGCTATGCTCGTATTAGTTTTGTTAAGTATACATAAGACATAAAAACAGGTGGAAGAATTAAGTTGGAACAACAAGACAAGATGCTCAAATTCTGatacatataatttatatttatatttataaatgtaGATGTACCATCTTTAAATGTAGAGACTCGGGATCCAAATGTGAAGGTTATTTTTAAATGGACCAAGAAATGGAACTGATTCCCAATACTAGTTCATTATGTGTATTCGCTTTAACCCACATAAGATAGTCGCTACATTTCCTTTGGTGCATTCTCCATTTACCTTATCTCATCCAAATTATTGAGAAAAGTTAGACAAAAGATGATACAAGGAAACCTATTCCAAGAACTTTCTTGGTAATCAAattcttaaaaagaaaaagctcacTTCGAAAAGGCAGTCAGTCAGATTGGTATTCGATGTTCCTTCTTTTGATATCTCTCTATTCCACAagaacttttcttttcttttcttttcttttcttttctcccaaACAACATCCTCAAAACTGTCTCCCCTTCTTTAATGAGAGGGACAACAATCAGAATTTGATGGGATGGTCACATGGGCTCATATCGCACCCATTTCCATTCGTTAGAAACAAAGGTAATCTCAGATACGATTATTGagattaaatattataatgtcTCATGTCTGAGCATTAATTTTCCAGATCTTACTAGAGATTACAAACATGctataaaatcatataaatatttataatgaaTGAGTGACACCAACCAATTAAACTCTACTTAAACACAACTACCAACTACATATATCTTGGTGAATCAACTATGCCTTTTTGTGGAGATCCCAACATGTGATTAGCATATTTTGGAGTTCTTCTAGAAGCTTAATTATTCATGAATTCGCATTGGTCATGCTCAAAGTCtcaatcatttttttatttaaaaaaagaaaaagaaaaatagctaTTATGTTTGATgtaaaatttatgtttttttctttcttctttccaagttttgaGACCGAAGTTCACAAGCATCACGGCCCCCGTTGTAGTTTATATACTGTTTTACGTAGGGCCACAAATGattcaaattaaaacaaaagatcACCATCTCACAATATAGATGAGTAATTTTCTCTTGTTGTCAAACTATCAACAGTAAAGatcacctatatatatatatatatgtatgaatagtaattcttcttgttcttgctGTCAAAAGtttattcaaaatttccatGCCTCTATAATCATGGAAGcactatttataaattatttaacAATATTGACCACATCAGTCATAATGATGTGAAAATGATATCACGTAACCCTCATACAACTGCAACTGGAGAGAAACTCTCATGCAActaggatgatactttttacTATTCCCGATCAATAACATAATGATAAATGGGATAACTTTTAAACTTTTCATTGCGTTAATTAGCTGGGAATAACAAAACAGTGTTATCCTCATTACAATAaagttttttattaaaaaaattaggagattaaagtcaaaacaaaaacattaataatagttaaagaaaaaagtttaaGGAGAAAAACATAGATATGACTTTGAAAGCGGTATCAATAATATATGAAGGATCGTGGTGTTAGGCACAACACAAAAGGGTTTCACATAGCTCGGAAGAAAtacctttttaaattttcaaacaatATCTTAAAGGCGTGAGCTTTGAAAAACATACATTAACTtgcaaatttgaaaaacacaCACATCAACTTGCACATAAAATATGCATTAGGTAATATATAAACCTTCTCAATTTCAACAAAGTGGAAAATGCATTGGTTGAGCTTTGCTAAACTCTCAATGTCAAAAATCCATTCATGGTTGTATTAGTGTATAGTGGGGTGGTTCATGTTATTGGCACTCTTTGATAAAATCTTATATACACTCGATcgcatatttttttatgtctaCGTTACCACGTGACAAAATGTGTTGTAAACACAAAAGAGTATACAATCAAATTACATATAAGACTTTCTTGTCTATGTCGAAGATGTATTGTACACCTTCGATATTTAGAATATGGTGATTCTACTGATACCCAAGTTATTTATGAAGTTGAGTGTCGAGAGACACCTAAGTTtggaatattttctttgttcgATTATCAATATTCCTCcctttaaaaaagaaagggaattgagccaagttcgaatccccaaTAAATCGCAGGAAGAAAACATAGCTGgcccaaatgaaaatgaaaatgaaaatgcatgTGCTGTCTTAAAGTTGGGTGTTTCCTCAAGCCCAGCCTAAGCCCACTTACTATTTAAAAACACCCTCAagggttttcttttgggtgagaacttttcttatttaaatgaGCGATAATATTATACTCATACATATTACACGAATACTAATTAGAATATTCGAACCCATATCTTTTGAAGAAACAATTACTCTAAATTACTACTACACAGGTTATTTGCAGAGCCTCGAGCATTTAGTGGAGTTGAAGTTTGGTATGATAATTTAAGAAGATGCAAGCAGACAATTTAGGTGGCGGATGCATGCAGCCATTAATATTTGAAGTGAAGTGCCGAAAGCAATTCATGGACTTAGAGGATGATATCTCTGGACTTGGAGGATGATATCTCAGCTAACCTTTATCTGATTGGACAGCTGATCCCTAATGGAGCCAATCTTTCACTAAtttttatgtatttcttatttaattggCAGGTCTATGTTTCCATTTACATTTGCAATGTGAAACCTAGTGCAATAAGAAGTGATCTAGGCATGATGATTTGGTGATGCACTTCCATGAGCAATGCctcaaaagagagaaataaatattaaaggtcaaaagagaagaagcaaaaataatataatttgggCCATAATTTTTGTACTTTAAATCTATCAACCCCTTTTACAGTTGGTGTTGGCTTATTTTAATTGGGCTTGGTTAGCATTGTAAAACTAacactgattttttttttttttttttttcccaaattcaGCCGTATTGGGTTAAAGTCCAGTCTAACCGATACGTAAAACCACTTTAACTTAATATCGAAAGATCCTTGATTGGCACCAAATCGCTGCCCCGTCATCCACGAAAATGTTGCCCCGTCACATCTGAAAGTACAATATGGTCTAAAAACTTTGAATgacataaacaaaacaatagaTAAGCCAATTAGCAATCCTCTTCTTAGAAGGTCGTTCATTCTACGCAATGCCATTGGCCCATTGACGCAGCACACGCATAAATCCATTCGTCCAACTCCAAACTCCTCCAATCTAATCTTACTTATCCAACAAAAAATGCACGTGTGCAAGCTGTCCGCGTGTCCGCGTTGACGCGTCACCACCCAAGCTCCAATCCCCTGCGTAGCCACCCCAGCCAAACCTGTACTGTATGTACGTACCTTAAAACCCAACCAACCAACAAACAGTTGCCAGATAACCCTTGTTGTCAACTCACGTGATAGTCACGTGCATGTCCCAAAAATTGAGGGTTCTCTCCGAAAACGTGTAAAGCCATAACGCGCGCACACGGATTCACATTAAACACGGGCGTTTGGAGGCGCTGGACTTTCCTTTCACAGAGACTTGGCCATGCATACAAAAAGCTTTAGAAAATCATAGCTGTCATCTCACTTCTTTTACGACTCAATAAAGAAAGACCTCCGATACATTAGAACAATTTAGAATATTTTTtcgattataaaaaaaattaaaaaactcatACTCTCATCTCCCCTCTGTTTTATTCATTTCCTCTCTCAACCCAATTAATTCTCTGCAAACACATTTTGGTTTCTTCACAGAAATAGGAAAAAGggattgaagaagatgaagtggtCGCCATGGACACGTGGGGGAACAAAGAGGTTCCATGTCAAGGTGAACCAGATAAAGCTTGAAGGGTTTGACTACAATGGAAAGGTGGTGGGGGATGAGAAGCAGAGGGTTGGTGTGGTGGTTGAGGTGAAATGGAAAGGGTCTCAGGCTCCATTCTATGGCAGAAGATCTTCACGGCACCAGAAGAATTACACCAGCCATAGGTTTCTGAGCAGAGGTCATGAGGTCGTTGAATGGGATGATGAATTTCAGAGCCTCTGTAGTTTTGGGTGGAAGCAAGGTGGTGCCTTTAGCCCCTGGGATTTGACTTTCACTTTGTTACATGTAAGTTTCAATTCTTTATCCttcatgggtttttttttaattttaaagattAAGCATTTTGTGTGATTGTTGAatgtttgaaattgaaagtataataattattttttaaatgtgacTTTAGGGGGAGAGTGCAATATTAAAGGGTATGGTGGTTCTGGGGAAGGTTTCATTGAATTTAGCTGAAATGGCTTCGAAGATGGAGTCTCAGATTCAGAGGAAGCTCTCTGTCACTTTGAAAATGGAAGGGATGAACCCCAGAGAAGCTACCCTTCTGGTAATTAagttcattatttatttactattcatttatttctcatttttgtttgtttttggtaattaGCTTCAATAGTACATTAATGGCAAATTAAGGATACAGACAAGATTTATCATTTATggtgttttcagtttttggtcATCTGTCATTTTTACCTGAACAAAGTTGCATTTGCTGAACTGTGAATGAATTGTATTAGTCgctttaattgggaattaagaCCATGCTTAGCTATTTTAATTCCCATTTAAGGTAAAGAGAGTTTTTGTTAGGTCACTCTCATCCTAATTAGGCAATAATATTAATACCCAgcatcttcattttcttcaatttttgtgtTCATTATTCAGAATGTTTTCAGGGCAAGAGACTTGTAACTTTAGTAGTAACAAGCAGTTACTTACTCCGTACTTGGATTCCTTCCCcaatataatttgttttaaataaaaattaaaataattttgggCCTCCAAGTATAAATATTGTGGTGAAAATCTTGCTTTCTGCTAAAATACAAGTCCTTTTTCATTGTTCATGTCATGAAACGATGGGATCAATTTACTAGTTAATGTAAACAAATCTTGATAGGATCTTAGTTTTACTAAGTCTCAGCTTTAGCTcccaattaaaaagaaaagacaagtttgtagtaattaaattaatggtCTCGTTTTTATTTCATTGTAAGCTTATGGCTTTTCAATGTCTGATTGATGGTGACTTATGCAGGTTTGTCTAAGCTTTTCTGAGGTCAGAAACTCACATGACTCGGCAGGACTCGGTCAAGACTCGGCCAATTCAGACAAGGACAGGTTGCTTCGAGGTGTAAGCTACTCTAGGAGCTTTAGAAAGACGAGCAACAATGAGAGAAAGGGTCATGGGGACCGAGTCATGACTTCTAGTGACTGGGACGAGTCATCCCTCCTGTCCGACTCAGAAGGGTCGTCGCCAGAAAATGAACTCAGCTCGAATGGTGTCAGTGCAGAGTTGAGTTCAAAGCCCGAGTTGGGATCGTCCCCCAGTTGTTTGATTCGGTTTGACTCGGGCCAGAAGAGTTGGTTCTTGAGAAAGCGAAAGTGGTTGAGTGGCAAACCACCAAGGAGAAGAAAAGTGGAGCCCTATGCTGAGAAGACTAGCAAGGCCAATGCACTTCAAATTTCTGCTGACAACAATCTCGGTGATTCTATACAGGTATGTAACCTTTTGTTAGTTCAAAGTTGGAGTTAGGACAATGACATGGAAGTCTTGTTATTTGGACCACATCTACTCGATAAATATTCTTGTGATAAAAACTTTCCTGTCACGTGACAAGTTGAATGACATGTGTTGTCCAGTTAAAACATGTCATGTgttaaaaaatcataattaaaaatagttgGACGATATTTACCGCATAACATGTCCATTTACTATCACTTTGATGATCGTAGTTTTAATAGAGGTGAGACCAACTTACATAAGTCACCTCTACTTAAAAAGTAGTAAACAACATAATGAGTAAATATGAATccttcaagctttgctaaaCACCAATGCTTCTTACTATAATTCTTTATGAGACAAAAGGATGTTCCCAAATGATGCTCatgtggattttctttttctccagaAATCAGATACTACTGTTGAATATTCTTCAAACCACCAACATGGAGATTGCATCACAAGTAGATGGGAATTAAAGGAAGTATTCAGCAGAGATGGGCTGGCAAAGCTCAAAACCAATGTGTTCTTTGCTTCTTTCGATCAACGGAGCGAAAAGGCAGCCGGAGAGAGTGCCTGCACGGCACTAGTTGCAGTCATCGCCCACTGGCTGCATTCGAACCAAGACACGATGCCTACAAGATCCAAATTCGACAGCCTCATAACAGAAGGTTCCACAGAGTGGCAAAAACTCTGCAGCAACGAAACTTACATAAACTTATTTCCCAACAAACACTTCGACCTGGAAACAGTTTTGGAAGCTGATGTTAGACCTCTCGACGTCTTGCCTGACAAGTCTTTCATCGGATTCTTCAGCCCTGAGAAGTTCGAGTGCTTGAAGGGACTCATGTCGTTCGACGAGATATGGGATGAGATCAATAGAAACACCATGTTAGACAAACCAAGGATATACATAGTGAGCTGGAATGACcatttttttgtgctgaagGTTGAAGGTGATGCTTACTATATCATGGATTCTTTGGGTGAGAGGCTGTTTGAAGGGTGTAACCAGGCATACATACTAAAATTCGACGATTCGAGCATCATGTATGGGAAAGCAGAGGCTGGCTCAGAGGACATTGCAGGGTCTGAGAGTAACAAGGAGGAAAGCCTAGAAGAATTATGCAGTGGAAAGGAGTGTTGCAGACAGTTCATTAAAAGATTTCTTGCTGCCATACCACTTGGGGAGcttgaggaggaagagaaaaagggGACAGTTTCTACTTTACCTCTCCACAGGCGTTTGCAGATCGAGTTCCACtacacctcctcctcctcctcctcctcttccacTTTGTCTTCTGCAACTTCTTCCACTTACTCTCTCTTCTCAGGTGAAGAGAGTGCATAGAAATGAAGCACCAGAATTGTATAGAAGGGTTTCATTCCTTAACATTTTCTGATACTCTTGAGACTAGATAGATATTTTAATGAGATTTTAAAGTCGACAATATCTATAGGTCACataaccaaaatgaaaaataactctaacaaaagaaaagaaaaatgtttcaAGTTAGAGGATATgctgaaacaaagaaagatgagCATTTGTTTTGACCCCACAGATGGCCTTTACAATTTATCACCATTCGTACCAAGTTGCAAACAAAGAGCCCCATCCAGTCATTCATTAAAACATATACTTTTCTTTCGCCTTGTTTGTTAATCAAACAAGAAACCACAAAAGCATAATGGCTCGAGATAATTGTGTGTATTAAAGTGACAAAGTCCTTGTCCCCCACTCACACAAACAAAAATCTCCATCGAGTTCTTACTAAAATTTCCCCCAACTTCTATAATAGACCTATCTTAAGGTGGGCCCATAAGGACCATAACCTTATCTGTTACCACTAATGAATCAAAGATTATTCTTTAAACAGTAAAGTTtaggtttgtgtttgtgtggaATGTCCCCCCTTTTTCACGTAGATCCCATATACCTAATAATATCCAAACACAACCAGAAAAGAATAATCCTATCCTATGAATCTCTTAGCCACACCATCACAAGGCCAATCTAATCAAACTCAATCTTACACAAATTTGAACAAGTTCAAGCCAGTTTGAGAGAAAGCGTAACCACAAACCAAAATCTTCCACAAGTCAAAATTAAAGTTAATACCATAACTACATGAACTTCTAGGTTCTAGAAAGCATCATGGGTGACATATCACCATTTCTACATTGCAGATCCGAAGTCCATTCCCTCATCTAATCTAATCTCAGATTCACTAATTACATTTCATGTCTTACAACACTGCAAGAGCAGCTCAGTTCATTACCATGTAATGTAGCTAGGAAGTACATCAAGATTGCAAAAAGAAGCCTTCGGCAATACATAATCGCTAAGCAAATGTCAAGATCTTGAAGCAACTAACTTTACTAAAGCAGGAGTCAGTCTACAAACCTCCATTTCTCATACTTCCAGTCAAGTGACTAAAAGGAAGCTCTGGCTGCCTATAAAATTTGGTATCCCCTGTTGGGTGATTGAAAGCTGCCTTTCGCTTTCTCATTGTCGCTTGTACATTCATATATTCACCTTCAAAATTCAACCTACTTGAATACGAGTCTCTTGGGCCATATTCATTACCCTTACCAATGAAAGAGGGCCGTCTATCAAATTGTGGTTGTGACTGATCACTGCACATGGTCCCTTCCTGAGCACCAACATCTTTGACCTCTTCAGGCTGGCTGTTTTCACCGATTGAGTGCTGAGTAGACAGTGGGCCTAACCGCAGAGACAAATCACACCCAACTGTACATGGGTTCTCGGTGTAGTCCCTGGTATCTGTTTGTGTATTGTCATTTGATTTATCTCCATTACAGAGCAAATTGGAAATCACTCCCATCTTGGCAGGTTCTATTGGGTCAGAAACTGGCTTAGGAAGGATAACAAAACCAGGCTTGAGTTCTTCAAACTGAGGAAAATTTCTATAGTGCAGAGGGtatgaagaaaaattagatgTTGCCATACTTTCCCTAGGGGAGAATTGGTCATAACCCGAAGGAGGAATATTTTCGGAAGCAATGCGGAATTTCATAGTAGTGCAGTCATTATTTTGGACAACAGGGAATCTAGATTCAAAGCCAAGTTGGGTTGTCATACTTTTGGGTTTCACAAAATTTGGACAATGAGGCCTATACTGTGAATTGGATGTGTAATCCCTCTGACTAGCATTCTCAACTACGCTAGGAGAAATGCCAGGGACATCGGAAGTGATGGGAATCAGATAACACGATGGATTAGCATGTCGTTGACTCCTCGAAGTTCTTCTTGGTATGCACCCCAAATTGAGAGCAGCTGGGTTGTTATATGAAAAATTTACGAGTTAacacagaaagaaaatatacaaTTAAAATCAGTAGTCTCATACATGGATAACAACCGAGAAAATGCTAAACAATATCAAGAATTTATGTCTCatccaaaattttattaacA
This window encodes:
- the LOC18793267 gene encoding uncharacterized protein LOC18793267, with the translated sequence MKWSPWTRGGTKRFHVKVNQIKLEGFDYNGKVVGDEKQRVGVVVEVKWKGSQAPFYGRRSSRHQKNYTSHRFLSRGHEVVEWDDEFQSLCSFGWKQGGAFSPWDLTFTLLHGESAILKGMVVLGKVSLNLAEMASKMESQIQRKLSVTLKMEGMNPREATLLVCLSFSEVRNSHDSAGLGQDSANSDKDRLLRGVSYSRSFRKTSNNERKGHGDRVMTSSDWDESSLLSDSEGSSPENELSSNGVSAELSSKPELGSSPSCLIRFDSGQKSWFLRKRKWLSGKPPRRRKVEPYAEKTSKANALQISADNNLGDSIQKSDTTVEYSSNHQHGDCITSRWELKEVFSRDGLAKLKTNVFFASFDQRSEKAAGESACTALVAVIAHWLHSNQDTMPTRSKFDSLITEGSTEWQKLCSNETYINLFPNKHFDLETVLEADVRPLDVLPDKSFIGFFSPEKFECLKGLMSFDEIWDEINRNTMLDKPRIYIVSWNDHFFVLKVEGDAYYIMDSLGERLFEGCNQAYILKFDDSSIMYGKAEAGSEDIAGSESNKEESLEELCSGKECCRQFIKRFLAAIPLGELEEEEKKGTVSTLPLHRRLQIEFHYTSSSSSSSSTLSSATSSTYSLFSGEESA
- the LOC18790613 gene encoding uncharacterized protein LOC18790613; its protein translation is MPRSGPRPYECVRRAWHSERHQPMRGSLIKEIFRVVNEIHSSATRKNKEWQDKLPIVVLKAEEIMYSKANSEAEYMDLKTLWDRTNDAINTIIRRDEGTETGDFLQPCIEAALNLGCIPRRTSRSQRHANPSCYLIPITSDVPGISPSVVENASQRDYTSNSQYRPHCPNFVKPKSMTTQLGFESRFPVVQNNDCTTMKFRIASENIPPSGYDQFSPRESMATSNFSSYPLHYRNFPQFEELKPGFVILPKPVSDPIEPAKMGVISNLLCNGDKSNDNTQTDTRDYTENPCTVGCDLSLRLGPLSTQHSIGENSQPEEVKDVGAQEGTMCSDQSQPQFDRRPSFIGKGNEYGPRDSYSSRLNFEGEYMNVQATMRKRKAAFNHPTGDTKFYRQPELPFSHLTGSMRNGGL